The proteins below are encoded in one region of Drosophila santomea strain STO CAGO 1482 chromosome 3R, Prin_Dsan_1.1, whole genome shotgun sequence:
- the LOC120454372 gene encoding protein roadkill isoform X2: MDLIQEPRLPVNECQASQTARVTSNLHASSSTMAVSRVPSPPLPEVNTPVAENWCYTQVKVVKFSYMWTINNFSFCREEMGEVLKSSTFSAGANDKLKWCLRVNPKGLDEESKDYLSLYLLLVSCNKSEVRAKFKFSILNAKREETKAMESQRAYRFVQGKDWGFKKFIRRDFLLDEANGLLPEDKLTIFCEVSVVADSVNISGQSNIVQFKVPECKLSEDLGNLFDNEKFSDVTLSVGGREFQAHKAILAARSDVFAAMFEHEMEERKLNRVAITDVDHEVLKEMLRFIYTGKAPNLEKMADDLLAAADKYALEKLKVMCEEALCVNLSVETAAETLILADLHSADQLKAQTIDFINTHATDVMETSGWQNMITTHSHLIAEAFRALATQQIPPIGPPRKRVKMS; this comes from the exons ATGGATCTCATACAAGAGCCAAG ATTGCCGGTGAACGAATGTCAGGCAAGCCAAACAGCTAGAGTCACCTCGAACCTGCACGCATCCAGTAGCACGATGGCGGTCAGCCGTGTACCCTCGCCGCCCTTGCCGGAAGTTAATACGCCAGTTGCCGAGAACTGGTGTTACACGCAG GTCAAAGTGGTTAAATTTAGTTATATGTGGACCATAAATAACTTTAGTTTTTGTCGGGAAGAAATGGGTGAAGTACTCAAATCGTCCACATTCTCAGCCGGTGCTAATGACAAACTAAAATG GTGTTTACGGGTTAACCCCAAGGGTCTCGATGAGGAGAGCAAGGATTACCTTTCTTTATACCTACTGTTAGTTTCGTGTAACAAATCAGAAGTCAGAGCCAAGTTCAAATTTTCCATACTGAATGCCAAGCGTGAGGAAACCAAAGCAATGGAATCGCAAAG AGCTTATCGTTTTGTGCAGGGCAAAGATTGGGGCTTCAAGAAGTTCATACGCCGCGACTTCCTGCTGGACGAGGCCAACGGCCTGCTGCCGGAGGACAAGCTGACCATCTTCTGCGAGGTCAGCGTCGTGGCGGACAGCGTGAACATCTCCGGACAATCCAATATCGTGCAGTTCAAAGTGCCCGAGTGCAAGCTGTCCGAGGATCTTGGCAACCTCTTCGACAACGAGAAGTTCAGCGACGTCACGCTCTCCGTGGGCGGTCGAGAGTTCCAGGCGCACAAGGCCATATTGGCAG CGCGCAGCGATGTCTTTGCGGCCATGTTCGAGCATGAGATGGAGGAGCGAAAGCTGAATCGTGTCGCCATAACCGATGTGGATCATGAGGTTCTTAAAGAAATGCTGCGATTCATATACACGGGCAAGGCGCCCAATCTAGAAAAAATGGCTGATGATCTCCTAGCGGCTGCTGATAAG TATGCACTCGAAAAGCTGAAAGTGATGTGCGAGGAGGCGCTGTGCGTCAATCTCTCTGTAGAAACAGCAGCCGAAACACTAATATTAGCTGATCTCCACAGTGCGGATCAATTGAAAGCACAAACGATAGATTTCATAAATAC TCATGCCACCGATGTGATGGAAACCTCTGGCTGGCAAAATATGATCACAACACATTCACATTTGATAGCGGAGGCATTTCGTGCGCTCGCAACACAACAAATCCCACCAATTGGACCACCAAGGAAACGCGTAAAAATGAGCTGA
- the LOC120454372 gene encoding protein roadkill isoform X3, which produces MAVSRVPSPPLPEVNTPVAENWCYTQVKVVKFSYMWTINNFSFCREEMGEVLKSSTFSAGANDKLKWCLRVNPKGLDEESKDYLSLYLLLVSCNKSEVRAKFKFSILNAKREETKAMESQRAYRFVQGKDWGFKKFIRRDFLLDEANGLLPEDKLTIFCEVSVVADSVNISGQSNIVQFKVPECKLSEDLGNLFDNEKFSDVTLSVGGREFQAHKAILAARSDVFAAMFEHEMEERKLNRVAITDVDHEVLKEMLRFIYTGKAPNLEKMADDLLAAADKYALEKLKVMCEEALCVNLSVETAAETLILADLHSADQLKAQTIDFINTHATDVMETSGWQNMITTHSHLIAEAFRALATQQIPPIGPPRKRVKMS; this is translated from the exons ATGGCGGTCAGCCGTGTACCCTCGCCGCCCTTGCCGGAAGTTAATACGCCAGTTGCCGAGAACTGGTGTTACACGCAG GTCAAAGTGGTTAAATTTAGTTATATGTGGACCATAAATAACTTTAGTTTTTGTCGGGAAGAAATGGGTGAAGTACTCAAATCGTCCACATTCTCAGCCGGTGCTAATGACAAACTAAAATG GTGTTTACGGGTTAACCCCAAGGGTCTCGATGAGGAGAGCAAGGATTACCTTTCTTTATACCTACTGTTAGTTTCGTGTAACAAATCAGAAGTCAGAGCCAAGTTCAAATTTTCCATACTGAATGCCAAGCGTGAGGAAACCAAAGCAATGGAATCGCAAAG AGCTTATCGTTTTGTGCAGGGCAAAGATTGGGGCTTCAAGAAGTTCATACGCCGCGACTTCCTGCTGGACGAGGCCAACGGCCTGCTGCCGGAGGACAAGCTGACCATCTTCTGCGAGGTCAGCGTCGTGGCGGACAGCGTGAACATCTCCGGACAATCCAATATCGTGCAGTTCAAAGTGCCCGAGTGCAAGCTGTCCGAGGATCTTGGCAACCTCTTCGACAACGAGAAGTTCAGCGACGTCACGCTCTCCGTGGGCGGTCGAGAGTTCCAGGCGCACAAGGCCATATTGGCAG CGCGCAGCGATGTCTTTGCGGCCATGTTCGAGCATGAGATGGAGGAGCGAAAGCTGAATCGTGTCGCCATAACCGATGTGGATCATGAGGTTCTTAAAGAAATGCTGCGATTCATATACACGGGCAAGGCGCCCAATCTAGAAAAAATGGCTGATGATCTCCTAGCGGCTGCTGATAAG TATGCACTCGAAAAGCTGAAAGTGATGTGCGAGGAGGCGCTGTGCGTCAATCTCTCTGTAGAAACAGCAGCCGAAACACTAATATTAGCTGATCTCCACAGTGCGGATCAATTGAAAGCACAAACGATAGATTTCATAAATAC TCATGCCACCGATGTGATGGAAACCTCTGGCTGGCAAAATATGATCACAACACATTCACATTTGATAGCGGAGGCATTTCGTGCGCTCGCAACACAACAAATCCCACCAATTGGACCACCAAGGAAACGCGTAAAAATGAGCTGA
- the LOC120454373 gene encoding origin recognition complex subunit 2: MSASNKGGYKTPRKENLKSIENLTNSEEESEDLDTARVEDAVESQTKVTSRRSTRRPSPTKKYQAYKEETNGKGQEERIVVNYVELSDERSSEVEDVEQEESLEESENAARPTAKDLHLLQSEYNVAGTSMFGFNTPKKRDAMALAALNATPCTPKTPKTPRLGLKTPDTKRKKSTDQPKTPAHVRTQVKNQIAKIVADSDEDFSGDESDFRPSDEESSSSSSSSDAGNSSDNDAADDEPKTPSKARRAIVVPVLPKTPSAARLRQSARAKKSNEFVPESDGYFHSHASSKILTSDHTLDRLKNPRLAADRVFSLLSEIKLSTEHEGSINAIMEEYRSYFPKWMCILNEGFNILLYGLGSKRQLLQSFHREVLQKQTVLVVNGFFPSLTIKDMLDSITSDILDAGISPANPHEAVDMIEEEFALIPETHLFLIVHNLDGAMLRNVKAQAILSRLARVPNIHLMASIDHINTPLLWDQGKLSSFNFSWWDCTTMLPYTNETAFENSLLVQNSGELALSSMRSVFSSLTTNSRGIYMLIVKYQLKNKGNATYQGMPFRDLYSSCREAFLVSSDLALRAQLTEFLDHKLVKSKRSVDGSEQLTIPIDGGLLQQFLEEQEKK, translated from the exons ATGAGTGCCAGCAACAAAGGCGGTTACAAGACGCCGCGGAAGGAGAACCTCAAGTCCATTGAGAACCTTACGAATTCGGAGGAGGAATCCGAGGACTTAGACACGGCCCGGGTTGAGGACGCAGTGGAGTCCCAGACCAAGGTCACCAGTCGGCGTTCCACACGACGGCCAAGTCCCACCAAAAAATACCAGGCCTACAAGGAGGAAACCAATGGGAAAGGGCAGGAGGAGCGAATTGTTGTGAATTATGTGGAACTGTCCGATGAACGGAGCAGTGAGGTGGAGGATGTGGAACAGGAAGAAAGTCTCGAGGAATCGGAGAATGCAGCCCGACCCACTGCCAAGGATCTCCATCTACTCCAATCCGAGTACAATGTGGCCGGCACCAGCATGTTTGGCTTCAATACGCCCAAGAAACGCGACGCCATGGCTCTGGCCGCCCTAAATGCCACGCCCTGCACGCCCAAGACACCGAAAACTCCGCGTCTGGGGCTCAAGACTCCGGATACGAAGCGCAAGAAGTCCACGGATCAGCCAAAGACTCCCGCCCATGTGCGCACCCAGGTCAAGAATC AGATCGCGAAAATAGTGGCCGACTCAGATGAGGATTTTTCCGGAGACGAAAGCGACTTCCGGCCCAGTGACGAGGAAtcctcctccagcagcagtagcagcgaTGCAGGCAACTCCTCCGACAACGACGCTGCCGATGATGAGCCCAAGACGCCCTCTAAAGCTCGCCGTGCCATTGTTGTGCCCGTTCTGCCGAAGACTCCATCGGCAGCCCGCCTGCGACAATCGGCGAGGGCCAAAAAGTCGAATGAGTTTGTGCCCGAGAGCGATGGCTACTTTCACTCGCATGCCAGCAGCAAGATCCTCACTTCGGATCACACCTTGGATCGCTTAAAGAATCCTCGTCTGGCCGCCGATCGTGTGTTCAGTTTGCTGTCGGAAATCAAGCTGTCCACGGAGCATGAGGGATCTATTAATGCCATTATGGAGGAGTATCGTTCGTACTTTCCCAAGTGGATGTGCATTCTGAATGAGGGCTTCAATATACTCCTATATGGATTGGGCTCCAAGCGCCAGCTGCTGCAGTCATTCCATCGCGAAGTTTTGCAGAAACAAACCGTACTGGTGGTGAATGGCTTCTTTCCCAGTCTGACCATCAAGGATATGCTGGATAGCATCACAAGCGATATATTGGATGCGGGCATAAGCCCGGCTAATCCACATGAAGCAGTCGATATGATCGAGGAGGAGTTCGCACTAATACCAGAAACACACTTGTTCCTAATCGTCCATAACCTGGATGGAGCCATGCTTCGCAACGTAAAGGCACAGGCGATTCTATCGCGCCTGGCGCGCGTACCAAACATTCATCTGATGGCCTCCATTGATCATATAAACACCCCACTGC TGTGGGACCAGGGAAAGCTGAGCAGCTTTAACTTCTCTTGGTGGGACTGCACAACAATGCTGCCATACACGAACGAAACTGCTTTCGAGAACTCGCTGCTGGTGCAGAATTCGGGTGAATTGGCCCTCTCCTCGATGCGCAGTGTCTTCTCATCGCTAACGACCAATTCGCGTGGCATTTACATGCTGATTGTTAAGTACCAATTGAAGAACAAGGGCAACGCCACATACCAGGGCATGCCGTTCAGGGACCTCTACTCGAGTTGTCGCGAAGCCTTTTTGGTCAGCTCAGATCTGGCTCTGCGTGCCCAGCTCACCGAGTTCCTCGACCACAAGCTGGTCAAATCAAAGCGGAGCGTTGATGGTTCCGAACAGCTAACCATTCCCATTGATGGCGGACTGCTGCAGCAGTTTCtcgaggagcaggagaagaaATGA